The genomic segment GGCATGCTCATCCTCTGGGTGATGACGCTACTCGTCGGCACGGCGGCGCTGGCCATCTGGGACGTGCCGCCCCCACCCGAGCGGCCACAGGGCGACCGCCTCGATCGCGTGCTCGCCGCGCTTTCCACCCACGTTACCCGCCGCCGCTGGGCAGTGCTGGGGTCGATGGCGATCATCACCGCCATCCTGCTCGCGGGCGCCGCGCGGGTGAGGGCGGATACGTACACGATCGAGCTGCTGCCGCCGGACCACGTGGCGCGCACCGACAGCCGATGGATCGAGCAGAACGCCGGCAACTACACGCCGCTGGAGTTCGTGGTGCGCGCGCCGGGCGGCGTACTGAACGCGCAGGTGATCCAGGGCATCGCTCAGTGGCAGCGCCGGGCCGACGCGCGCCCCGACGTAGGCCGGACCTTCGGGGTGGCGGATTTTCGCGCGATGCCCGGCGGTCCGTACCTGTCGGCCGATGGACGCGAGGCGCGCGTGACGGCCTTCGTGCCGATGACCAGCACGCGCGGGTTCGCCGGGACGGTGCGCGCGCTGGAGAAGGAGGGCGACCGGGTGCTCCCCGACGGAGTCATCCTTCGCGCATCAGGCTATCTGCCGCTGTACCTGCGCATTGTGGACTACGTCGTCAGCGGCACCATCTGGGGGCTGGCGATCTCCACCGTAATCGTCTTCGCCATGGTCGGCCTCCTCCTCCGCTCGCTTCCGCTGACCCTCGCGGCGGTGCCGACCAACCTGTTTCCCGTGGCGCTCGTCTTTGGCATCATGGGATGGACGGGCATTCCGCTGGACATCGCCACGGCCACCATCGGAGCCATCGTGCTGGGGATCGCCGTGGACGATACCATCCACTTCCTCTTTCGCTACCGGTCCGAGCGGCAGGCCGGGCTTTCGCGCGAGGAGGCGGTCGGGCGCACGTACCGCGAGACGGGGCGCGCCGTCGTGTTCGCGTCGATGGTTCTGGCCATCGGATTCGCGGTGCTGGCGACGAGCAGCTCGCAATCGATCGCCTACTTCGGCATCGTAGCGTCACTCTCCATCGTCGGAGCGATGCTCGCGGACCTCTTCCTTCTTCCCGTGCTCCTGCTCTTCGGCCGCAAGGAGGCAGTCTCGTGACGCGCAAACGTGAGCCTGTGAAGCGTTCGCGCGGCCCGGTGCAGGAGTTTGAAAGGGACGACGTCGAGATCGCGAAATTCAATGCTCTTCGCGACCGCGTGGGATACGCGACGCCCGACGAGCCCGTTCCACCCGGCTCGCGCTGCATGCTGGTGAAGGAACGGGGGATTCCGATCGCAAGGCTCTCGTGCACGATCGCGGTCGAAGTGCAGGGGGCGCCGGGCTACACGGGGCTCATCGGCCACTACGAGAGCACCGATCCAAAATCCGGCACGTACCTGCTGAAGCACGCGGTCCAGCGACTGCGCGAGCAGGGTGCCGACCGCATTCTCGGCCCGATGAACGGCAGCACGTGGGGCCGCTACCGCCTGGCGCTGCCGCCGGAGCCACGAGACGGCGACCCCGAGCCCCCATTCCTTTCCGAACCCTCGAATCCCGCGGACTACCCGCTCGACTTTCAGGCGGCCGGCTTCCGCGTGGGCGCCACGTACGAGAGCGCCATCGTGGAGGACCTTGGCACGGCCGACCCGCGCCGCGACGAGCTTGCCGAGCGGGTGAGAGCGCGCGGCGCGACCATCCGCCCGCTGGACCCGGGCCGGTTCGACGACGAACTGCGCGCGATCTTCGAGCTGAGCCGCACCGCGTTCGCCGAGAACCTGTATTACTCGCCCATCGAGTTCGACGAGTTCCGCGCGCGCTACCTGCCGCTGCGCCCGCTGCTGGATCCGGAGATGGTGCGCCTGGCGGAGGATGCGGACGGGCGGCTGCTCGGGTTCGTGTTCGCGTTCCCGGACCTGCTCTCGGCGTCGAATGGCCGCCCGACGCGCGTCGTTCTCAAGACGCTCGCGTCGGCTCCGGAAGCGCGTGGGATGGGATTAGGGACGTTTCTTACGGACGAGGTGCGGCGCGTGGCGGACGAGAACGGGTATCGGTCGGTGATCCACGCGCTGATGCAGGCCGACAACGAGTCGGTCCGCATCAGCCGCCACAGCGCGCGCGTGTTCCGGCGGTACGCGCTGTACGAGCTGGTGGATTAGTCGTGGATCTGCATCGGCCCCTTCCCCTGGCCCTCTCCCCGCGGCGGCCCCTCCCCCCGACCCCCTCCCCCAGCAAACTGCGCCGGGAGAGGGGGAGAGTTTGTGAGGATGTCAGGTGGGGGTTCGATGGGGTGCCTTGCATGCTGCGGGTGGCCCCTCCCCCCGGCCCCCTCCCCCGGCAAACTGCGCCGGGAGAGGGGGAGAACGGCAGGTGGCGGTTCGATGGGGTTCGTCGCATGCTACGGCAGCCCCCTCCCCCCGGCCCCCTCCCCCGCTTCGCAGGGGAGGGGGAGACCTTAACGCCGGATGCCACCGGGTGCTGCTCGCACCTCAAAGAAGGATGGGCGCGCACCAGTTGTCATCCTGAGGCGCAGGCGCGCCTTACTCGCCCGTGGCACACCCCACGCGCGCCGAAGGATCTAGCCTGCGTCACTTCTCAGCCCGGGCGCGGTAGCGTCACGAAAGCCCGCGCTACGCCGCCCTTCTCCCCCTCTCCGCACGTAGTTTGTGCGGGGAGGGGGCGGGGGGGTGGGGCGCCGTGAACATCGCCGCGCGCCTCAGCGAGCGCGCCGCCCAGCACCCAAGTCACCTTGCCATCGTGGAAGGCGCCGGGCGCCGTGCCCGTCGCACAACGTTTGGCGAGCTGGACAGGCGGGTGCACGCGCTGGCGGGCGGACTGGCCCACCGCGGGATCGGCCCGGGGGACTCGGTGCTGCTGTTCGTGCCCATGTCGGCGGACCTGTACGTGGCGCTGCTCGCCTGCCTGCATCGCGGCGCCACGGCGGTGTTCGTCGATGCGTGGGCAGACCGGCGGCGGTTGGATGCCGCGGTGCGCATCGCGAATCCAAAGGCATTCATCGGTACCCCCAAGGCGCACCTGCTGCGGCTGGTGAGTCCCGCCGTGCGTCGCATTCCCATCCACCTCGTCGCGGGCGGGCGGCTCCTTTCGCTTGAGCGATACGAGGCGGGCGGGGCGGGGGATGCAATCGCAGTCGAGGGCTCCGCGCCTGCGCTCGTCACCTTCACCACGGGCAGCACGGGCGCACCCAAGGCGGCGGCGCGCTCGCACGAGTTCCTGTGGGCGCAGCACCTGGCGCTCGCGGCGCACCTGCGCCCGCGCGAGGGTGACATCGACATGCCCACGCTGCCCGTCTTCGTCCTCAACAACCTGGCGAGTGGCACCCCCAGCGTTATCCCCGACTTCAATCCGCGCCGCCCGGCCGAGATCGACCCCGCGCGAATCCATCGCCAGATGCGCGACGAGGGCGTCACCACCAGCAGCGGCTCGCCCGCGTTCTACGACCGGCTCGGCCGCTGGTGCGCCGAGACGAGCAATCGCATTCCGCTCCGGGCGATGTTCACCGGCGGCGCGCCCGTCCTCCCGCCGCTCGCCCGACTCCTGGCGGCGGTGGCGGATGGCGACGTCGGCGTGGTCTACGGCAGCAGCGAGGCCGAGCCGATCGCCGGCATCGATGCGCGCGAGATGCTCGCCGCGATGGAGCGGGGAATCGAGGCCGAGCGGCCAGAGGGCATCTGCGTCGGCGCTCCCGTGCCCGAGGTCGAGGTGAAGCTGCTCCGCCCGCACGATGGGCCGATCACCTTCGGCGCTGATGGGCTCGGTGGATGGGAAGTCGGGCCCGGCGAGGTGGGTGAGGTAGTCGTGGCGGGATCGCACGTGCTGGCCGGCTACCTGAACGATCCGGGTGCCGAGCGCCTGAACAAGATCCGCGACGGCGCCCGCGTGTGGCACCGCACCGGAGACGCGGCGTGGATGGACGAGCAGGGCAGGCTCTGGCTGATGGGCCGCGTCGGCGAGCGGGTTCTGCGGAACGGGCAGACGTGGTGGGGTGGGGCGGCGGAAGCGCGTGCGCTGGACGTGCCCGGCGTGCACCACGCCGCCTATCTCGGCATCGTCGATTCGACGCTGGGGCAGCGCGCGGTGCTTTGCATCGAGACGGCGTCCGGCTCACTCACCCCGGCCGAGCACGACGCGATCCGCGCAGCCCTCGGCCCCATGCCGCTGGACGAGGTGCGCGCGTTGCGCCGCATCCCCCGCGATCCCCGCCATGCGTCGAAGACGGACATCGCGGCGCTCCGTCAGGCTCTGCGGTGACGTTCAGGTTGAAGGCGGGTTCGTCTGGTTCGCCATCGCGCGCGTCCATGACGAGATGATCGCGACGGCACCGCCGCATATCAGCCCCCAGTTGAGTGGGATTCCCCCTATCATCAGCATGATCATCAGCACCGTCCCGAATCTGTCCTCGGGCACGAACTCGCTGACGAAACCCGTGACGAGGGACGTTGGGAATGCAAGCAGCATGGCGAGGATGCCGAATGCCTCGCCACGATCCGTGCTGTGCGCAACCGGGCCGGTGTCACCGAAGTACCACCACAGATATCCCGCGGCCACGCTGCCCGCGATCGCCCCGATCATGAACGCCACCCGGACGCGTCGCCGTGGAGTTGGCATCTGCTCGAACATCCGTGCTCCCCAGGATGGGCTTCCCTGCATCGAAGGTTCTCGATCTTACCGGTGCGATCGCGGATTCGCCATCACGGACGTGATCGCCGCCCTAGCCCGCATCTTGCCGCTGCCCCGCGGCGCGCGCACATTAGCGCCGCCGCGGCCTGGGCCCGGCTGAAGACCGAAATGCGATCCATCCAGAGGAGATCATGGTGAACACCGCCGCGACCACCGCGGACGGGCTGGAGCTGTTCTCCCGCCCGGCCGTTCGCTCGTTACTGGAAGAAGTCCGCGAGTCCGTCCGCGTGAGCGACGCAGGCGCGTTCGAGCTGGTGAGCGCCGACGCGCTGCGCGCAGACGGCATCGAACGCCTGGCCCACGACGCCGCGCTCTCCGACAACGAGGACCGGCGCGACACCGCCCGGTGGCTGATTCTGCAGGCCGGCCGCGCGGTGGGCATCGCCCCGGCGTCCATCCACGAGCTGTACATGGCCCGCGGCCGCGGCGAAATCACCGGCTTCACGGTGCCCGCCATCAACGTGCGCGCGGCCTCGTTCGACACGGGCCGCTCGCTGTTCCGCGCGGCCAACGAGCTGAAGGTGGGCGCGCTGATCTGCGAGATCGCCCGGTCGGAGATCGGCTACACCGACCAGCGGCCGATGGAGTACGTGGCGGTGCTGATGGCGGCGGCCATCAAGGAAGGCTGGACGGGGCCGCTGTTCGTGCAGGGCGACCACTTCCAGGTGAACGCCAAGAAGTACAAGGCAGATCCTGACGCCGAGCTGCGCGCGGTGAAGGACATCATCCGCGAGGGGCTGCACGCCGGGTTCTACAACATCGACATCGACACCAGCACGCTCGTCGACCTGGACAAGGGCTCGCTCGACGAGCAGCAGCACCTGAACTACACCCTCTCGGCCGAGCTGACGGCGTACGTGCGCAAGTACGAGCCGGCGGGGGTAACGGTGAGCATCGGCGGCGAGATCGGCGAGGTGGGCACGGAGAACAGCACGCCCGAAGAGCTGCGCGCCTACATGGACGGCTACGTCCGCGCGCTGGCCGAGGTGTCGGCAAAGGTCGGCAAGCCGGTGGCCGGGCAGAGCAAGATCAGCGTGCAGTCGGGCACCACGCACGGCGGCACCGTGCTCCCCGACGGCTCCATCGCGGACGTGGCGATCGACTTCGAGACGCTGCGCACGCTGTCGGACATCTCCCGCCGCGAATACGGCCTGGCCGGCGCGGTTCAGCACGGCGCGTCGACGCTGCCGCAGAGCGCCTTCGGCAATTTCCCGGCGGTGGAGACGGCCGAGATTCACCTGGCCACCAACTTCCAGAACATCCTGTACGACCACCTGCCGGCCGAGCTGCGCGAGTTGATGTACGAGCACTGCCGGCAGAACTTCCAGGACGAGCGCAAGCCCAGCGATACGGAAGAGCAGTTCATCTACAAGGCCCGCAAGAAGGCGCTGGGGCACTTCAAGCGCGACCTGTGGCACCTGCCGGAAGAGGACCGCGAGCGGATTCGCGCGGCGCTGTACGACCAGTTCATCTTCCTCTTCCGCCAGCTTGCGGTAGAGAATACGATGGACATCGCGCAGAAGTACGTGCCGCTTCCCGACGTGCCGCGCGCCACCCCCGCCGACCTGCGGATGAAGGCCGCCGCGGACGACTGGGACCTGTCGGACTGAGGGTAACGACCGTCACTACGGTAACGACGGTAACAACGGTAACAACGGTAACGACGGGGAGCCGGGGTCGCGAAAGCGGCGCCGGCTCTTGTCTTTGGGTGTACGCAGGCTGTCGCTGATCCGTTCTGGCCCGCTATTCTCGTGCGGCGCTCCCATCGTTCCCTTTGCGACGGGTACCGTAGTGACCGTAGTGACCGTTCTTACCGCAGTTACTTTCCGATGACCTCCGGCCGCCTGCCCCAGCCGCGGCGCGTGCTGACGTGGGTGTACCTGGGGCGCACCTGCCTGGCCACGGGCATTTTCCTCGCGGCGGCGCTGGCGTGGGACCAGGCGCCATCCAGCACCACGCTGGCCGCCACGCTTCTGCTGATTTTCTCGGCCACGTTCGCCGCCGGCTCGTTCTGGTGGACGCACGTCCATCGGCACGATCCAGGGCCCAATTACCTGTACTGCCAGGTGCTGTACGACGTGCTCCTGGTGACCGCCGTCGTGCACCTGACCGGTGGCAAGGACAGCGACTTCGCCCCGCTGTTCGTGCTGGTGATCGTGGCCGGCGCCATCCTGCTGCCCTTCGTCGGCGGCATTCTCATCGGCATCCTGGCCAGCCTGCTCTACTTTGCCGACGTCGTGTGGAGCGCGCACACGGTCGACGTCGCCGTGGTCCTGCAGGGGGTGCTGTTCAGCGTGGTAGCGCTCGCCACCGGGTACCTGGGTGGCCGGCTGCGGCAGACCGGCGCCACGCTGGGCGAGGTAGAGGCCGAGCTGCGGCTGCTGCGGCTGGATACCGACGACGTGCTGGCCAGCATCGCCACCGGGCTGATCACTGTAGATGGGCGCGGCCGGCTGGGATTCATCAACCCCGCCGCCGCCGACCTGCTGAAGGTGCGCGCCTCGGACTGGCTGGGGCGGCCATTCCTGGACAAGCTCGAGGCCACCGCGCCGGGGCTGGGCAGCGTCATTCGCCGGTCGATGGAAACGCGAGCCGCCATCCGCCGCTTCGAGACGGAGGAGACGGAGGCGGGGATGGTCTTCGGCGTCAGCACCACGCTCATCCAGCGCGGCGAGCGCGAGCTGCCGTCGGTGACCGCCATCTTCCAGGACATCACCGAGCGCAAGCGCATCGACCAGCTCAACCGCCGGGCGGAGCGGCTGGAGGCCGTCGCCGAGCTGTCGGCGTCGCTGGCGCACGAGATCAAGAACCCGCTGGCCTCCATCCGCAGCGCCACCGAGCAGCTGGCCGGGGATCGCATCGACAACGACGACCGCGTGGTCCTGGGCGGCCTCGTCGTGCGCGAGTCGGACCGCTTGAGCCGCCTGCTGACGGAGTTCATCGACTTCGCCCGGGTGCGGATGCGCGCCACCGAGCGGGTGGAGGTGGCGCCGCTGGTGCGGCAGGCGCTGGACGTGGTGCGCGCGCATCCGCAGGCGGCGGCGGTGACCGTCCACCTCGCGGTTTCGCCCGAAGCCGACACCGCCGCGACGGCTGGCGACGGCGACCTGCTGCACCGCGCCGTGTTGAACCTGGCGCTGAACGCGGTGCAGTGGGCGGGGCAGGGGGGGCGGGTGGAGGTGGAGGTGGATCAGCTGGAGACGGACCTGCTGACGCCCAGCAGCGGACACGCCCGCGCCCTCCGCATCCGTGTGTCCGACACCGGCCCGGGCGTTCCCGAGGGCGAGGCCGACCACGTGTTCGACCCCTTCTTCACCCTGCGGCCGGGCGGCACGGGGCTGGGGCTGGCCCTGGTGCAGCGCGCCGCCGAGGCGCACGGAGGCGCCGTGTTCGTCGACCAGCCGCGCGGCGACGGCTGGGGCGCCACCTTCGCCCTGTACCTCCCCGTCGTCGGCACCGGGACGGACGCGGCGTCGCGAGCGGATGCGGACGCCGAACCAGAAGCGCTGTCATCCTGAGGCCCAAGCGCACCGGACTAGCCCGTTCGCAGAACTTTGCGGGCCGAAGGATCTAGCCGCGGACACGTACCAGCTTGGGCGCGGCAGCGGTCACGGCAGCCGAGGCCTCGGCTGCCGTGGGG from the Longimicrobium sp. genome contains:
- a CDS encoding class II fructose-bisphosphate aldolase; translation: MVNTAATTADGLELFSRPAVRSLLEEVRESVRVSDAGAFELVSADALRADGIERLAHDAALSDNEDRRDTARWLILQAGRAVGIAPASIHELYMARGRGEITGFTVPAINVRAASFDTGRSLFRAANELKVGALICEIARSEIGYTDQRPMEYVAVLMAAAIKEGWTGPLFVQGDHFQVNAKKYKADPDAELRAVKDIIREGLHAGFYNIDIDTSTLVDLDKGSLDEQQHLNYTLSAELTAYVRKYEPAGVTVSIGGEIGEVGTENSTPEELRAYMDGYVRALAEVSAKVGKPVAGQSKISVQSGTTHGGTVLPDGSIADVAIDFETLRTLSDISRREYGLAGAVQHGASTLPQSAFGNFPAVETAEIHLATNFQNILYDHLPAELRELMYEHCRQNFQDERKPSDTEEQFIYKARKKALGHFKRDLWHLPEEDRERIRAALYDQFIFLFRQLAVENTMDIAQKYVPLPDVPRATPADLRMKAAADDWDLSD
- a CDS encoding two-component system sensor histidine kinase NtrB gives rise to the protein MTSGRLPQPRRVLTWVYLGRTCLATGIFLAAALAWDQAPSSTTLAATLLLIFSATFAAGSFWWTHVHRHDPGPNYLYCQVLYDVLLVTAVVHLTGGKDSDFAPLFVLVIVAGAILLPFVGGILIGILASLLYFADVVWSAHTVDVAVVLQGVLFSVVALATGYLGGRLRQTGATLGEVEAELRLLRLDTDDVLASIATGLITVDGRGRLGFINPAAADLLKVRASDWLGRPFLDKLEATAPGLGSVIRRSMETRAAIRRFETEETEAGMVFGVSTTLIQRGERELPSVTAIFQDITERKRIDQLNRRAERLEAVAELSASLAHEIKNPLASIRSATEQLAGDRIDNDDRVVLGGLVVRESDRLSRLLTEFIDFARVRMRATERVEVAPLVRQALDVVRAHPQAAAVTVHLAVSPEADTAATAGDGDLLHRAVLNLALNAVQWAGQGGRVEVEVDQLETDLLTPSSGHARALRIRVSDTGPGVPEGEADHVFDPFFTLRPGGTGLGLALVQRAAEAHGGAVFVDQPRGDGWGATFALYLPVVGTGTDAASRADADAEPEALSS
- a CDS encoding GNAT family N-acetyltransferase, whose translation is MTRKREPVKRSRGPVQEFERDDVEIAKFNALRDRVGYATPDEPVPPGSRCMLVKERGIPIARLSCTIAVEVQGAPGYTGLIGHYESTDPKSGTYLLKHAVQRLREQGADRILGPMNGSTWGRYRLALPPEPRDGDPEPPFLSEPSNPADYPLDFQAAGFRVGATYESAIVEDLGTADPRRDELAERVRARGATIRPLDPGRFDDELRAIFELSRTAFAENLYYSPIEFDEFRARYLPLRPLLDPEMVRLAEDADGRLLGFVFAFPDLLSASNGRPTRVVLKTLASAPEARGMGLGTFLTDEVRRVADENGYRSVIHALMQADNESVRISRHSARVFRRYALYELVD
- a CDS encoding efflux RND transporter permease subunit; the encoded protein is MPPHSRLYHILKLVATRPWTTLLALLVAVAPLAMAGAALKPDNSLSVWFVDDDPALVRYRQFVREFANDEVVAIAYRAPGDALAADEAQLQRRTVDRLRRIDGVQLVTAPAILADSLGTGAQARAYLQKAGLVSEDGRTATLLVQMAARDDIDAVRGDILDRIRAEVAATLGVAGRPAHFAGIGVLYDALNRQTIKDSGFFLGIAFLVMGALLWVALRRWRAVAIALIPPVVVSSVTTGLFVLTGRPFTQVTSILPMLVLVIGLSDAIHLVAHYYAERRAAGALDRDARRELVARSAAWVARPNLFTALTTAAGFLALASSRMPAIRDLGMFAAVGMLILWVMTLLVGTAALAIWDVPPPPERPQGDRLDRVLAALSTHVTRRRWAVLGSMAIITAILLAGAARVRADTYTIELLPPDHVARTDSRWIEQNAGNYTPLEFVVRAPGGVLNAQVIQGIAQWQRRADARPDVGRTFGVADFRAMPGGPYLSADGREARVTAFVPMTSTRGFAGTVRALEKEGDRVLPDGVILRASGYLPLYLRIVDYVVSGTIWGLAISTVIVFAMVGLLLRSLPLTLAAVPTNLFPVALVFGIMGWTGIPLDIATATIGAIVLGIAVDDTIHFLFRYRSERQAGLSREEAVGRTYRETGRAVVFASMVLAIGFAVLATSSSQSIAYFGIVASLSIVGAMLADLFLLPVLLLFGRKEAVS
- a CDS encoding AMP-binding protein — protein: MNIAARLSERAAQHPSHLAIVEGAGRRARRTTFGELDRRVHALAGGLAHRGIGPGDSVLLFVPMSADLYVALLACLHRGATAVFVDAWADRRRLDAAVRIANPKAFIGTPKAHLLRLVSPAVRRIPIHLVAGGRLLSLERYEAGGAGDAIAVEGSAPALVTFTTGSTGAPKAAARSHEFLWAQHLALAAHLRPREGDIDMPTLPVFVLNNLASGTPSVIPDFNPRRPAEIDPARIHRQMRDEGVTTSSGSPAFYDRLGRWCAETSNRIPLRAMFTGGAPVLPPLARLLAAVADGDVGVVYGSSEAEPIAGIDAREMLAAMERGIEAERPEGICVGAPVPEVEVKLLRPHDGPITFGADGLGGWEVGPGEVGEVVVAGSHVLAGYLNDPGAERLNKIRDGARVWHRTGDAAWMDEQGRLWLMGRVGERVLRNGQTWWGGAAEARALDVPGVHHAAYLGIVDSTLGQRAVLCIETASGSLTPAEHDAIRAALGPMPLDEVRALRRIPRDPRHASKTDIAALRQALR